A genome region from Triticum aestivum cultivar Chinese Spring chromosome 2B, IWGSC CS RefSeq v2.1, whole genome shotgun sequence includes the following:
- the LOC123046340 gene encoding DNA replication licensing factor MCM3 isoform X1, with product MGPLLRCAHNLMPHTIFRASDHIATTYAELRDGTANAKSGGGTLPITARKLETIIRLSTAHAKMKLRHEVLKTDVEAALQVLIFAIFRKELTGMEDREQRETEKQQAEQDAGAGGDNVDRPGGASGGYADGYGRSGNDPMDVDVGSGNASNDQDVSSENGSI from the exons ATGGGGCCTCTCCTCAGATGTGCTCACAATCTCATGCCGCATACTATATTTCGG GCATCTGACCACATTGCAACTACATATGCTGAGCTCAGAGATGGTACTGCAAATGCAAAG TCTGGTGGAGGTACCCTTCCAATTACTGCCAGGAAACTGGAAACAATAATTCGTCTATCTACTGCCCATGCAAAGATGAAACTGAGACACGAG GTTCTGAAAACTGATGTCGAGGCTGCACTGCAAGTTCTGATTTTTGCAATATTCCGCAAGGAATTGACTGGCATGGAAGACCGTGAGCAGAGGGAGACTGAGAAACAACAAGCTGAACAAGATGCAGGTGCAGGTGGTGATAATGTAGATAGGCCTGGAGGAGCAAGTGGTGGCTATGCAGACGGGTATGGAAG ATCTGGCAACGACCCAATGGATGTGGATGTAGGCTCAGGCAATGCATCAAATGATCAGGATGTTTCTTCAGAG AATGGAAGCATTTGA
- the LOC123046340 gene encoding DNA replication licensing factor MCM3 isoform X2, protein MGPLLRCAHNLMPHTIFRASDHIATTYAELRDGTANAKVLKTDVEAALQVLIFAIFRKELTGMEDREQRETEKQQAEQDAGAGGDNVDRPGGASGGYADGYGRSGNDPMDVDVGSGNASNDQDVSSENGSI, encoded by the exons ATGGGGCCTCTCCTCAGATGTGCTCACAATCTCATGCCGCATACTATATTTCGG GCATCTGACCACATTGCAACTACATATGCTGAGCTCAGAGATGGTACTGCAAATGCAAAG GTTCTGAAAACTGATGTCGAGGCTGCACTGCAAGTTCTGATTTTTGCAATATTCCGCAAGGAATTGACTGGCATGGAAGACCGTGAGCAGAGGGAGACTGAGAAACAACAAGCTGAACAAGATGCAGGTGCAGGTGGTGATAATGTAGATAGGCCTGGAGGAGCAAGTGGTGGCTATGCAGACGGGTATGGAAG ATCTGGCAACGACCCAATGGATGTGGATGTAGGCTCAGGCAATGCATCAAATGATCAGGATGTTTCTTCAGAG AATGGAAGCATTTGA